A genomic region of Entelurus aequoreus isolate RoL-2023_Sb linkage group LG19, RoL_Eaeq_v1.1, whole genome shotgun sequence contains the following coding sequences:
- the ptgs2b gene encoding prostaglandin G/H synthase 2, translating into MNTLSFFLLALGFLVCEGGNPCCSEPCQNRGVCTALGAEAYECDCTRTGYTGPNCTTPELLTKIKVLLKPSPNTVHYILTHFKGFWNIVNNISFLRDAIMKYVLTSRSHMIDSPPTYNADYDYKNWEAYSNLSYYTRTLPPVPQDCPTPMGVVGKKELPDAKLLAEKLLMRRQFIPDPQGSSLMFAFFAQHFTHQFFKSDMKRGPAFTQAKGHGVDLSHVYGDGLERQYKLRLLKDGKLKHQMLDGEMYPPTVKEVGADMHYPPHVPDSHRFAVGHEAFGLVPGLMMYATIWLREHNRVCDILKEVHPDWNDERLFQTARLILIGETIKIVIEDYVQHLSGYNFKLKFDPELLFSQRFQYQNRIASEFNTLYHWHPLMPDTFRIEEKDYNYKEFVFNTSVVTKHGIANLVESFTKQIAGRVAGGRNVPAPIMYVTVKSMEDSRKMRYQSLNAYRKRFSMSPYTSFEDLTGEKEMAAVLEEMYGDVDAVELYPGLLVEKPRENAIFGETMVEMGAPFSLKGLMGNPICSPEYWKPSTFGGSIGFDIVNTASLQRLVCNNVQGPCPVASFYVPDVSDTGSNSSTSPSRGSDVNPTVILEERTTEL; encoded by the exons ATGAACACACTCAGTTTTTTCCTTTTGGCTCTTGGTTTTCTCGTCTGTGAGGGAG GTAACCCGTGCTGCTCGGAGCCATGCCAGAACAGAGGCGTCTGCACAGCCCTGGGAGCCGAAGCGTATGAGTGTGACTGCACGCGTACGGGATACACCGGTCCAAACTGCACCACGC CTGAATTACTCACCAAGATCAAAGTGCTCTTGAAGCCGTCGCCCAACACGGTCCACTACATTCTCACCCACTTCAAGGGCTTTTGGAACATCGTCAACAACATCTCATTCCTCCGAGATGCCATCATGAAATACGTGCTGACAT CTCGCTCGCACATGATTGATAGCCCCCCAACTTACAACGCTGATTACGATTACAAAAACTGGGAAGCCTATTCCAACCTCTCCTACTACACAAGAACACTCCCCCCGGTTCCGCAGGACTGCCCAACCCCGATGGGAGTCGTAG GTAAAAAGGAGCTACCTGATGCCAAGCTTCTTGCTGAGAAACTCCTGATGAGACGACAGTTCATCCCTGACCCGCAGGGCAGCAGCCTGATGTTTGCGTTCTTCGCTCAGCACTTTACGCACCAGTTCTTCAAATCGGACATGAAGAGAGGCCCCGCCTTCACGCAGGCCAAAGGTCACGGG GTGGACCTCAGTCACGTTTACGGAGACGGCCTGGAGAGGCAGTACAAGCTGAGGCTCTTGAAAGACGGCAAACTTAAGCATCAG ATGCTGGATGGAGAGATGTACCCCCCAACTGTAAAGGAAGTGGGTGCTGATATGCACTACCCTCCTCATGTCCCTGACTCTCACCGCTTTGCCGTCGGCCACGAAGCGTTCGGACTGGTCCCTGGACTCATGATGTACGCCACCATATGGCTCCGGGAACACAACAGGGTGTGTGACATCTTGAAGGAGGTCCATCCTGACTGGAACGACGAAAGACTCTTTCAGACCGCACGGCTCATTCTGATTG GAGAAACCATCAAGATCGTGATTGAGGACTACGTGCAGCACCTGAGTGGCTATAATTTCAAGCTCAAGTTCGATCCCGAGCTGTTGTTTAGCCAGCGTTTCCAGTACCAGAACCGCATTGCATCCGAATTCAACACCCTTTACCACTGGCACCCCCTGATGCCCGATACCTTCCGCATTGAGGAGAAAGACTACAACTACAAAGAGTTCGTCTTCAACACGTCGGTCGTGACAAAGCATGGGATTGCCAACTTAGTGGAGTCCTTCACTAAGCAAATAGCTGGGCgg gttGCTGGTGGCCGGAATGTCCCTGCACCAATTATGTATGTGACCGTTAAATCCATGGAGGACAGCAGAAAAATGCGTTATCAGTCTCTGAACGCCTACAGGAAAAGATTTTCCATGAGTCCATACACGTCTTTTGAAGACCTGACAG GAGAAAAAGAAATGGCCGCAGTGCTGGAGGAGATGTACGGCGACGTTGACGCTGTGGAGCTCTACCCGGGCCTGCTGGTGGAAAAACCCCGCGAGAATGCTATCTTTGGGGAGACCATGGTGGAGATGGGGGCCCCTTTTTCACTCAAGGGCTTGATGGGAAACCCCATCTGCTCTCCAGAATACTGGAAGCCCAGCACCTTTGGAGGCAGCATAGGATTTGACATCGTCAACACGGCATCCCTGCAGAGGCTTGTGTGCAATAATGTCCAGGGGCCCTGCCCGGTGGCGTCTTTTTATGTGCCGGACGTCAGCGACACGGGGTCCAACTCCAGCACGTCCCCCTCACGTGGTAGTGACGTCAACCCCACAGTCATTTTGGAAGAAAGGACTACTGAGCTCTAA